The DNA segment AAtgtgaaacattaaaataaaactattttacggattttatcgtgtttttttatattataatttagactTCAAgactcattctgcgtagatcggaccaccaacagctaaaaataaaatgttgaatgattgtaaaatgtaggtagatattgtaattttgactttgtgCATGACCAACATCTCAGACTGTCCCGTGagcacgaaggctgcaaagtcataTCAACACGTCGGgagataataacaatataaaaaaatcgtgataaaatccgtaaaatagttttattttaaatgtaaagcaatcgtaaagatatattttactcacaaaattttgtttactttgtacccaatatatctttataagcttagcacatcacacctttatccccgaaagcataggcagaggtgcagctagggcacccacttttcataatataatttccatcccatgatgtaatagcgagcgagcctatcgctatatcgggcaaaaattccagaatCCAGACTCATATGAGCAAAAAAACGCAATAACACTACCCGACTCGGGGTTCGAACGCATGAGctcagagcgctgtcatacCGCGCACGTAATACTACTATTCCACCGAAGTAGTCAAccataacacatattttttcttgtttttgaAACTTCTTTcgtcattattaaataatacctaaTCATTATTAGTATggttgaaattatatatttatttaaataaagagttGTATGTAAAGTGTTGTTTCgttttagttaattattcatttatttgtagCTAATTTAAATAAGATCATTAGAAGTGTTAGTGATACCTCTAGTTTTTTTCACACAGTTAAATTCATTTAGATCGCTCAGCACAGGCGAAAAATTAGAAGACAATAATCATAAAACTCGCAATAACTTACCACTCTCCTGAACAGCAAGTTACTGGGCCTGTAGTCACCGTGCGTCAACACCACAACACTTAGAGGCATTTTGTACTTAGCGAATTCTTCGGAAGCATTCTCCGTGGTGAGAAGTCGCGCCAGCTTGTCGCGTAGTAGTTCCTCGTCGTCCACTACACTCAAGGCTCCGCCAATTATCTTCTCCCACACTTTCAAGGAGCTCTCGTCTTCCGGAGCATCATATTTGTGCATTAATCTTTTAGTAGCTTCCTCATAATCTTCTGGATATTCATTCTTGTACGCGAACGACAACGCATGGAAACGCGCCATCGCCGTCACAGAGCTCGCGGCATGCTCCCAATCCACAGATTGTAGTCTGTCGTAAGCTCCAAACCCTCGTATGGTCAGATCTTCCAGCAGTATCGTCTCGGAGCCTAATTCAGCCGTGCATCCGTAAAATTTCGGAAAACAAACCTGTATTTCTGTGGTATGTCGTGTTTCTCTTGCAATTCGTGGAATACTTTCTGTATTTTGGTGTAAATGTATTGCTCTGTGCTGTAGAGGTTTTCGGCGTTCATGACCGCTCTCATCTTTTCGCCGATGATGGCGACTTTACCGAATAGTTTGAGTGACTGTCCATTCTGCGGCACGGTGACGGTGTAGAGCGCGGAGGTGTAGTTGGCGCCGCCGCTGGTGATCGCTTTCACGTGGACGTCCGCGCCGCCGAACGCTTTGTGGAGGAGGTCACGGAGGATAGTTTCTGCGTCCGGCATGGCTGACGAGCGAGCTGCGACTGCCGGCTAGCGACTACACCGCTCGTAACACTCGGTGACACTACGCTATCTCACGCTTGTTTAGATAATTCTAGTTTATCTCGTTAGTATGAATGAGTGCGAAATAAATGTCGacggaattatttataaacatttcggTGGACACGTTTTTGAGTGCTTTAATACATCTGTTACTGTATAGTTACGCGCGTTGCAGACCATATTTGAGGTTAGTCTGTCTTAGCCACCATACGAAGGTATTATTTCCTACTTGCATGCAGTTTGTAAGCTTAGTACAACTATGAGTATTTCCTCAGCCTTACAATCTGAACTGAACGATCTTAGTATAGTTTTCGATTTATAACCCGCATTACGTTGTAggtacatattaaatataaatgaattatatattgtCTTCTGTTTAGCACGAGGTTCCTCTACTATTAACAGTGTTGTTTAagctattatgttatttttcttttagttGTTTCAAACATTTTCTCATGAcgtgtatattgttttattcatttcataataaatatgccaataaaattgttgattccgtgcatgTCCTAAAGTACCTACGCATAATGTTTTTAGCAACCAACACTATGTTTTGGTAGTTGAAATTTTTCAGACGGACCGTTATgagtttttaaagtaattgttcgtaaatatttgcaatatatttcCGTCTGCGATTCGTGCGCCATAACGGTATAAAacaaatgctcaaggccgttttcTCGTGGGAGGGCAATTAGAAGACTCATGGATGTGTCGCCGACTTTAAGCGAAAGGAATCGAGATTACCAAGGAATGACTTGTCATTACATTATTCATTGTAACCTATAAACATTCGATTTCATAAATCACCACCGCCTTTCTGGAAAGCACGTTCCATctgagaagaacgggcaagaaactccaGCGTTGCtctttacaaaattagttcAAGATGATAATATGTAGagtgcatttataaaaaaagtatccaAAAGCTCTCCATTCgaaactcaatttaaaatcgACTTAAATTATTTAGCTTTTGTACTGTCATGCATATTGCTTGTGTATATTCTCTAGGCGtagtaaaatacaaacatatgtCATGCCTTTATCCCtggaggggtaggcagaagcacaACTAGTGCAGCcatttttcgccgtgtgtattctatTCCATGATAAGATAGGAGAACCcaatcgccatatcagacactAATTTCAGATTTTCGGcaaatactgagtagaaaagtcAGTATCATTTTgctcatgtatgtatgtaaattctGCGGATttgcattaggccagcgtggtggattaagagCTTAAATCTTCTCGGCAGtaaaggagacccgtgcccagcagtcaTGGGAGAGtatacatcattatttttagtatattacaaagCCGAAATTAGTTTGCCGAGAATCAGTAGCACAATCCATTGCACAagtttttaagataatattttatattttgtctctAAAACATATTAATCTAAAACATATtaccttttgtattaataaaatttcggCGCATGTCGGTCGCTCACTAATACCTACTACTACAGCCGACCGGTACAAGCACACCCTTCCGCACCCtgcggccccgcacacgtcccggTCGCTCCCTGCGGCGGCACGGGCGGCGgttctaattatttttgtatttttatgtgatcttttacatcaaaatctaatttgggtgtttcgcctttatggtatacaaaaattaatctcGTATgatacagagctggtattattattttatatatgtcgTTAGAAGATTTACCGGTGGCGGCATTTTACtgatataattatgtacttatgcTGAGAgacataatatgtaattgtaCGTGGTTATCATAAAATGTTGTggtgtaaaacaaataaattataatcaataataaaattataaacacgtATATCCTTGAGANNNNNNNNNNNNNNNNNNNNNNNNNNNNNNNNNNNNNNNNNNNNNNNNNNNNNNNNNNNNNNNNNNNNNNNNNNNNNNNNNNNNNNNNNNNNNNNNNNNNNNNNNNNNNNNNNNNNNNNNNNNNNNNNNNNNNNNNNNNNNNNNNNNNNNNNNNNNNNNNNNNNNNNNNNNNNNNNNNNNNNNNNNNNNNNNNNNNNNNNNNNNNNNNNNNNNNNNNNNNNNNNNNNNNNNNNNNNNNNNNNNNNNNNNNNNNNNNNNNNNNNNNNNNNNNNNNNNNNNNNNNNNNNNNNNNNNNNNNNNNNNNNNNNNNNNNNNNNNNNNNNNNNNNNNNNNNNNNNNNNNNNNNNNNNNNNNNNNNNNNNNNNNNNNNNNNNNNNNNNNNNNNNNNNNNNNNNNNNNNNNNNNNNNNNNNNNNNNNNNNNNNNNNNNNNNNNNNNNNNNNNNNNNNNNNNNNNNNNNNNNNNNNNNNNNNNNNNNNNNNNNNNNNNNNNNNNNNNNNNTTCTATCCATCCTGAAGACATTGACTTTACTGTGCCAAGTCCATTACTTCCAGTACAACTATACCTGTTGCAATTATTCTAACGGTTTTGACTTTCCGccgcattaaaacaaaaattctatatacaaaaatatagaaataagcttttatttaaatactctacaaaaattttatatactttaatttaacaaaactttgttttataccatgtaaaataaaagcttttattttaacatgacgctacgtttgttagcctggtaAAAGTTGGCTTATACAAACGCATGAGAATTGGGctagcgctttaggcgctcgctaCGCCTCAAAATAAGGCGCCCaggctgagggcaacccacttaCCGGTTACGAGCCTcagctcaggacggtcactgtaAGGAACGACACATTAATGATTAGGCGCGTAGTCGTAGCAAACTAACAATCTAACCATTGCCTTATGCGTCGCCACGCGGGTCGGTACTGCTAGAAGGGTCGGGAAGACGGGGAACGTGGCGAGGTCCTCGGCTGCGAGGACAGAACCGCGGTCTTGTGGGTGTACAGGAACGCGTTTTACGACGAACAGTcaaaataggggaccgtcctgtgcagtggcgaagggtgaaatttttcaaaaggtatcccggtgtaaaaaaaattggcgtcagttaagataacgggggcaatttatcggaaaacaaaaactaagacaacggattagtcttgattcgaaatcaacaaacgttaacatacttacaaaattacctattatgcgtaaataattgaaacattcataaaatcgaacaataaacgtagataattctccttcctttaaccacaaatataagtaaaatgaaactgtaaatataatagaaataggtatcacgatcgccaaacagaccaacagtttaagtctacccacacgataaacttatataattatcaatttaaattataatcaagaaacgTTATTCGTTAACTATTacttgtatcgtggtgctattttaaattcagtaaaatataatgtttattttcttctaacaaacattttgtgtctaaattcaaaactttcagatctacttcaaatattttaccatctaaatagtaatatgtgaaatcacagaataataatatacttacgtaaaggtagacattaaactgatcacaggtagttatttccattataatacacatttatttttatagtttataaataaacaaagctaactacatatcacataactatcaaagcaaactaaatatcacataactatcaaaaaataaaataaatatgacaatttacaaacaccgaaacttggtagcataataaattatgacgtttcaACGTTTGATGGACGTAAAAGTGACAATTATACatagtcggttaacgtgaagccgaactggctcgggttccctttgcccatatcttccgcacgattccgacaaacactagcagaaagtcatagaaagtgctgccatctatattaaaaacatactacgacattaagccgcttgacagcgggttaccttgcgcctgtgGTGTCACAATTTAACTTAGgtaggtaacggaatttctggggaactaaatacgaggtgcgccatctaacgttattttAAATGAGTAATCGATAacgattaaattaataaacatcggGCTACTgcccgatagatgtcattaattagtgataattattaataagttaagctattataattattattgtccagtctgatatgttgtaattttaaattttacctataaaatatattgtttagtttcaccgaaaacctaaaagggaagccggtgggaatcggcttgtatggacgct comes from the Manduca sexta isolate Smith_Timp_Sample1 chromosome 16, JHU_Msex_v1.0, whole genome shotgun sequence genome and includes:
- the LOC115447253 gene encoding uncharacterized protein LOC115447253; protein product: MPDAETILRDLLHKAFGGADVHVKAITSGGANYTSALYTVTVPQNGQSLKLFGKVAIIGEKMRAVMNAENLYSTEQYIYTKIQKVCFPKFYGCTAELGSETILLEDLTIRGFGAYDRLQSVDWEHAASSVTAMARFHALSFAYKNEYPEDYEEATKRLMHKYDAPEDESSLKVWEKIIGGALSVVDDEELLRDKLARLLTTENASEEFAKYKMPLSVVVLTHGDYRPSNLLFRRVGGNVETIAVDYQTVHAGCPITDLLYFIFCGTDEQFRAQHYEQLLDHYYTELTLALRRLDIDVNDVYPRETFDSEIKEMLPNTLRVCVVILPIVMVDEAAAPQVAGDADIGSFALKPNELFAQRFNGILKDFVKWGVI